A single genomic interval of Halostella salina harbors:
- a CDS encoding alanyl-tRNA editing protein: MTEAIYLDRSDAREFEATVERVADDRVVLDRTLFYPEGGGQPNDTGTLATGGDGWRVTDVQKTDTIYHTLDGDPPDPGTTVTGELDWERREVHMRYHTAQHLLSALLLDEYDAETTGNQLYADRARIDCGYDRFSETDLADITARMNELIERSIPVEWYELDRETAEETLDPDRTRIHLLPDSITEVRIVEVGDYDRTACAGTHVSNTDAIGEFTATGRETKGPEEERLSFELSP; this comes from the coding sequence CTATCTGGACCGGTCGGACGCACGGGAGTTCGAAGCGACGGTCGAACGCGTCGCCGACGACCGGGTCGTCCTCGACCGCACGCTGTTCTACCCGGAGGGCGGCGGGCAGCCCAACGACACCGGGACGCTCGCCACCGGCGGCGACGGCTGGCGTGTCACGGACGTGCAGAAGACGGACACGATCTACCACACGCTCGACGGCGACCCACCCGACCCTGGGACGACGGTGACCGGCGAACTCGACTGGGAGCGCCGCGAGGTACACATGCGCTACCACACGGCCCAGCATCTCCTGTCGGCGCTCCTGCTCGACGAGTACGACGCCGAGACGACGGGGAACCAGCTGTACGCCGACCGGGCCCGCATCGACTGCGGCTACGACCGCTTCTCCGAGACGGATCTGGCCGATATCACCGCCCGGATGAACGAACTGATCGAACGGTCGATCCCCGTGGAGTGGTACGAACTCGACCGCGAGACCGCCGAGGAGACGCTCGACCCGGACCGGACGCGGATCCACCTGCTGCCCGACAGCATCACCGAAGTTCGGATCGTCGAGGTCGGCGACTACGACCGCACGGCCTGTGCCGGCACGCACGTCTCGAACACCGACGCGATCGGCGAGTTCACCGCGACCGGCCGGGAGACCAAGGGGCCGGAGGAAGAACGCCTTTCCTTCGAACTGTCACCATGA
- a CDS encoding DUF3179 domain-containing protein, translated as MNVRQVVPRDAIPSVDDPEFADEYEGDPDDRVIALPDASPARAYPVRYLHYHEVVNDAVPLGSDDSTGGPEPERPVAVTWCPLCGSAVVYDRRVDDHTLEFGVSGKLADDDLVLYDRETDTEWKQSSGEAIEGPLTGETLSALPAALTTWDEFRASHPDGVVLAPPGGKSEASGAGDEPEPIDYDDAPYEAYFETEGFGLAAHRGEGESREWSHPDLAPKDVVVGIERGGDAVGVPLERVEAAGGVVHVTVGGDDFVVFATPDGVHAFETDHRFEPVDDGVFRADGARWDGATGRSDDGRTLDRAPVRRLFAFAWYDDHGDAFHDPA; from the coding sequence ATGAACGTGCGACAGGTGGTTCCGCGGGACGCGATCCCGAGCGTCGACGACCCCGAGTTCGCCGACGAGTACGAGGGCGACCCGGACGACCGCGTGATCGCTCTGCCCGACGCCAGCCCGGCGCGGGCGTATCCGGTTCGCTACCTCCACTACCACGAGGTGGTCAACGACGCAGTCCCCCTCGGGTCGGACGACTCGACGGGCGGGCCGGAGCCCGAGCGCCCCGTAGCGGTCACTTGGTGTCCGCTCTGTGGCAGCGCGGTCGTCTACGACCGGCGGGTCGACGACCACACGCTGGAGTTCGGTGTCTCGGGCAAACTGGCCGACGACGACCTCGTGCTGTACGACCGCGAGACCGACACCGAGTGGAAGCAGTCCAGCGGCGAAGCGATCGAGGGCCCGCTGACCGGCGAGACCCTGTCGGCGCTGCCGGCGGCGCTGACGACCTGGGACGAGTTCCGGGCGTCCCACCCCGACGGGGTCGTGCTCGCGCCGCCCGGCGGGAAGAGCGAGGCCAGCGGCGCGGGCGACGAGCCGGAACCGATCGACTACGACGACGCGCCGTACGAGGCGTACTTCGAGACCGAGGGGTTCGGGCTGGCGGCTCACCGCGGCGAGGGCGAGTCCCGCGAGTGGTCCCACCCGGACCTGGCCCCGAAGGACGTGGTGGTCGGGATCGAGCGCGGCGGCGACGCGGTCGGCGTGCCGCTGGAGCGCGTCGAGGCGGCTGGTGGCGTCGTTCACGTCACGGTCGGCGGGGACGACTTCGTCGTGTTCGCGACGCCGGACGGCGTCCACGCGTTCGAAACCGACCACCGGTTCGAGCCGGTCGACGACGGCGTGTTCCGGGCCGACGGCGCGCGCTGGGACGGCGCGACCGGCCGGAGCGACGACGGGCGGACGCTCGACCGCGCTCCCGTCCGTCGGCTGTTCGCCTTCGCCTGGTACGACGACCACGGCGACGCGTTCCACGACCCGGCGTAG